In Sphingopyxis sp. FD7, a single window of DNA contains:
- a CDS encoding tyrosine-type recombinase/integrase has protein sequence MSFILDKEQIKPGLIIFRRGDVGHDSYYCRIRIQNEDRYKTISLRTADRQTARDRAMDEYADIRFRVKHDVPVFNRPFSQVAEEYAEAQQRRANAGEVSQARAMNIKNKINGPLNTYVGSTQVHLITQDRWSEYPLWRRETGKGRRNSVISDSTIRIEMSIFAAIMNFAISKRYVPAHHRFEGMPKLKSNRRDEFTLEEYRKLHTKGRKWMKEATTPQGVWYRQICYNFILIMCNTGMRPPEAKNLRWRDITTAKDKDGQEILVLYVQGKGKTRKLIAPISVGKYLDRVRELSKATQPDDHVFTIINGKPAKWLYRDTVEELLKYTELREGPSGIPRTTYCFRHTYATLRLSAGVDVYILAQQMGTSVKMIEQHYGHVNTIKHADRVLMGIGGWDAMHNEMNAEIDELEAKAKTVQSIKAKQTDKPRRPKR, from the coding sequence ATGAGTTTCATCCTCGATAAAGAGCAGATCAAGCCCGGCCTTATCATATTCCGACGCGGCGATGTCGGCCACGACAGCTACTATTGTCGGATCAGAATCCAGAACGAGGACCGATACAAGACGATCTCGCTCCGCACGGCAGATCGCCAAACTGCCCGTGACCGAGCAATGGACGAGTATGCAGACATCCGTTTCAGGGTGAAGCACGACGTTCCCGTATTCAATCGCCCATTCTCACAGGTGGCCGAGGAGTATGCCGAGGCTCAACAGCGCCGCGCCAACGCTGGTGAAGTCAGCCAGGCGCGTGCCATGAACATCAAAAACAAGATCAATGGCCCCCTCAACACTTATGTAGGCAGCACGCAGGTTCATCTGATCACACAGGACCGCTGGTCAGAATATCCCCTTTGGCGACGCGAGACTGGCAAGGGCCGCCGCAATAGCGTTATCAGTGACTCCACAATCCGTATCGAGATGAGCATATTCGCAGCGATCATGAACTTCGCCATCAGCAAGCGATATGTGCCAGCGCATCATCGCTTCGAGGGGATGCCAAAGCTGAAATCCAACCGCCGCGACGAGTTCACGCTTGAGGAATATCGCAAGCTGCATACGAAGGGGCGCAAGTGGATGAAGGAGGCGACCACGCCGCAAGGCGTCTGGTATCGCCAAATCTGCTACAATTTCATCCTGATCATGTGCAACACGGGGATGCGCCCACCCGAGGCGAAGAACCTCCGTTGGCGGGACATCACCACCGCCAAGGACAAGGACGGGCAGGAAATCCTTGTCCTCTACGTTCAGGGCAAAGGCAAAACCCGCAAACTGATTGCGCCGATCAGCGTCGGAAAATACCTCGACCGCGTGCGTGAGTTGTCGAAGGCGACACAGCCCGACGACCATGTATTCACGATCATCAACGGCAAACCTGCCAAATGGCTCTATCGCGATACCGTCGAGGAGCTGCTCAAGTATACCGAGCTTCGCGAAGGGCCGAGCGGCATTCCACGCACGACCTATTGCTTCCGTCACACCTACGCCACGCTGCGACTGTCCGCAGGTGTCGATGTCTATATCCTCGCCCAGCAAATGGGCACGTCAGTCAAAATGATCGAACAACACTATGGGCATGTGAACACCATCAAGCACGCCGACCGCGTGCTGATGGGCATTGGCGGATGGGACGCCATGCACAATGAAATGAACGCCGAGATCGACGAACTCGAAGCCAAGGCAAAGACTGTGCAGTCAATTAAGGCCAAGCAGACGGACAAGCCGCGCCGACCTAAACGCTAG
- a CDS encoding IS5 family transposase, with protein sequence MHSRSLFSLAEHLERLSKDGDPLEVLAGTVEFERFRPLLTKGLGYSDGAKGGRPAFDPVAMFKVLVVQAQHNLSDARMEFMIRDRLSWMRFFGFDLGGAMPDENTIRHYRNRLTQSGTLEALMQAFEQQLREAGYLAMGGQIVDATLVPAPKQRNTEDEKAAIKAGKSARQIWRGKPNKAHQKDVDARWTVKIGGKVRHRPDGTPLPQIATPVFGYKSHISIDRRYGFIRKATVTSAADSDGRQLRRVIDTSNTAGDVWADSAYRSSKNEAWLKANMLKSRIHRRKPKGKPMPERMARANAAKSAIRARVEHVFAHQKNRYGLFIRTIGIARAQAKLTLANLAYNFDRLIFHERRAATA encoded by the coding sequence ATGCACTCACGCAGCCTGTTTTCGCTGGCGGAGCACCTGGAGCGGCTGAGCAAGGACGGCGACCCGCTGGAGGTTTTGGCGGGCACGGTGGAGTTCGAGCGTTTCCGGCCGCTGTTGACCAAGGGCCTCGGTTATAGTGACGGCGCCAAGGGCGGCCGGCCAGCCTTCGATCCTGTGGCGATGTTCAAGGTACTGGTGGTTCAGGCGCAGCATAATCTGTCGGATGCGCGGATGGAGTTCATGATCCGGGATCGGCTGAGCTGGATGCGCTTCTTCGGCTTCGACCTTGGCGGCGCGATGCCAGACGAAAACACCATCCGCCACTATCGCAACCGGCTCACACAGAGCGGCACGCTCGAGGCTTTGATGCAGGCGTTCGAGCAGCAACTGCGCGAGGCGGGATATCTGGCGATGGGCGGTCAGATCGTCGATGCCACGCTGGTGCCCGCGCCCAAGCAGCGCAACACCGAGGACGAGAAGGCCGCGATCAAGGCGGGCAAGTCGGCAAGGCAGATCTGGCGCGGCAAGCCGAACAAGGCGCACCAAAAGGATGTCGACGCGCGCTGGACGGTGAAGATAGGGGGCAAGGTCCGCCATCGTCCCGATGGGACGCCGCTGCCGCAGATCGCCACGCCGGTGTTCGGCTACAAGTCGCATATCAGCATCGATCGGCGCTACGGCTTTATCCGCAAAGCAACCGTCACCTCGGCAGCCGACAGCGACGGGCGCCAGTTGCGCAGGGTGATCGACACGAGCAACACCGCTGGCGATGTCTGGGCAGACAGCGCCTATCGCAGCAGCAAGAACGAGGCATGGCTCAAGGCCAACATGCTCAAGAGCCGCATTCATCGCCGCAAGCCCAAGGGCAAGCCGATGCCCGAGCGCATGGCGCGGGCCAATGCGGCAAAGTCAGCGATCCGGGCACGGGTCGAGCATGTCTTTGCGCACCAGAAAAACCGCTATGGCCTGTTCATCCGCACCATCGGCATTGCCCGTGCTCAGGCCAAACTCACGCTCGCCAACCTCGCCTACAACTTCGACCGCCTGATCTTCCACGAACGGCGCGCAGCCACGGCATAG
- a CDS encoding prepilin-type N-terminal cleavage/methylation domain-containing protein: protein MALVDQAVKSPTELALAVSDLFNGPLVVRQGGFTLVELAIVMTIIGLLIGGILKGQELMQNARITATISEMQSYQSATNIFRDTYAYLPGDLPLAGARIPGCGTECNPLIGDGRTGDGYVGLPFWGTAGWNTQFTQILAVNADASAETMLFFWHLAKADLISRFSPRTNQPSPRWGITNPAAPINGGWVSGYADGSALPGAPAAASRIAGNVIALVLDANSSLTSGSGLGALSAKQAALIDRKSDDGFPISGHVQAFGVSASCFNSPGIISYNERTNGHPQQP from the coding sequence ATGGCCTTGGTCGATCAGGCAGTTAAAAGTCCTACTGAACTAGCTCTTGCGGTGAGCGATTTATTTAATGGTCCTTTAGTTGTACGGCAAGGCGGCTTCACCCTAGTCGAGCTTGCCATCGTTATGACGATTATTGGTCTTCTCATAGGCGGCATTCTTAAGGGCCAGGAACTGATGCAAAATGCTCGCATCACTGCCACTATCTCTGAAATGCAATCATACCAAAGTGCAACAAATATATTTCGCGACACTTACGCATATTTGCCAGGTGACCTGCCGCTGGCTGGAGCGAGAATTCCGGGCTGTGGAACCGAATGCAATCCTCTTATTGGTGACGGACGAACCGGGGACGGATACGTTGGATTACCATTCTGGGGCACCGCTGGATGGAACACCCAATTCACGCAGATACTTGCTGTAAATGCTGATGCTTCAGCCGAGACGATGCTATTTTTTTGGCATCTTGCTAAAGCCGATTTAATTTCACGGTTTTCACCAAGAACTAATCAACCGTCGCCCCGCTGGGGTATTACCAATCCCGCTGCGCCGATCAATGGTGGTTGGGTTTCAGGGTATGCAGATGGGTCAGCCTTGCCGGGGGCACCGGCTGCTGCGAGTCGCATTGCTGGTAATGTCATTGCGCTGGTTCTGGACGCGAACTCGTCGCTCACAAGCGGCTCCGGCTTAGGCGCACTGTCAGCTAAGCAAGCAGCATTAATCGATAGAAAATCAGATGATGGTTTCCCTATAAGCGGTCACGTTCAAGCGTTTGGAGTATCCGCATCTTGCTTCAACTCCCCAGGTATTATTAGCTATAACGAACGGACAAATGGACACCCGCAACAACCGTGA
- a CDS encoding Fic family protein produces the protein MTYIYEQADWPNLRWSDEQLAQRLAAVRHRQGRLIGHMEALGFPLREEAVLQALTEDVIKSSEIEGEVLDREQVRSSIARRLGMDIGGLVQADRNVEGVVEMMLDATQNYAAPLTAERLHDWHAALFPTGRSGMSKITVGAWRTGVEGPMQVVSGPIGRERVHYEAPEAERLDAEMTRFLEWFESAQPDPVLKAGVAHLWFVTIHPFDDGNGRIARAIADLALARAEGTAQRFYSMSAQIRAERNAYYDMLESTQKGDTDITPWLLWFIGCLDRAFDGAETILASVMRKARFWESVATQPLNERQRKVINRLLDGFEGKLTNAKWAALTKTSPDTALRDINDLVQRGILVKEPGGGRSTSYALASGTIDKPA, from the coding sequence ATGACGTATATCTATGAACAAGCCGATTGGCCCAACCTGCGCTGGAGCGACGAACAGCTCGCCCAGCGACTTGCCGCCGTGCGTCACCGTCAAGGGCGACTGATCGGGCATATGGAGGCACTAGGCTTCCCCCTGCGCGAGGAAGCCGTGCTGCAAGCCCTCACCGAAGATGTCATCAAATCCAGCGAGATCGAAGGCGAGGTTTTGGACCGCGAGCAAGTGCGTTCCTCCATCGCCCGCCGCCTCGGTATGGACATAGGCGGATTGGTTCAGGCTGATCGCAACGTCGAAGGCGTTGTCGAAATGATGCTCGATGCCACCCAGAACTATGCCGCGCCGCTCACCGCCGAGCGGCTGCATGACTGGCACGCCGCCCTGTTTCCGACAGGGCGCAGCGGCATGAGCAAGATCACCGTGGGCGCTTGGCGCACAGGCGTCGAAGGCCCCATGCAAGTTGTATCTGGGCCGATTGGCCGCGAGCGCGTCCACTATGAAGCGCCAGAGGCCGAACGCCTTGACGCCGAAATGACGCGCTTTCTCGAATGGTTCGAAAGCGCGCAGCCCGACCCCGTGCTAAAGGCGGGCGTTGCCCACCTGTGGTTTGTCACCATCCACCCCTTTGACGACGGCAATGGCCGTATCGCCCGCGCCATCGCCGACCTTGCACTGGCGCGCGCGGAAGGTACCGCGCAGCGGTTTTACAGCATGTCCGCGCAGATCAGGGCCGAGCGCAACGCCTATTACGACATGCTGGAATCCACGCAAAAGGGCGATACCGACATCACGCCGTGGCTGCTGTGGTTCATCGGTTGCCTTGACCGTGCTTTCGACGGTGCGGAAACCATCCTCGCCAGTGTTATGCGCAAAGCGCGGTTCTGGGAGTCGGTTGCAACCCAGCCGCTCAATGAGCGCCAGCGCAAGGTCATCAACCGATTGCTCGATGGATTCGAGGGCAAGCTCACCAATGCCAAGTGGGCGGCGCTCACCAAGACGTCGCCCGATACGGCGCTGCGCGACATCAACGATCTCGTCCAGCGCGGCATCTTGGTCAAGGAGCCGGGGGGCGGACGCAGCACCAGCTATGCCCTTGCATCTGGCACCATTGACAAACCAGCGTGA
- a CDS encoding DUF3768 domain-containing protein produces MSAPLQTASRIRELNDLFRTCFIGGRVLITEGIVALGDSFTSGCVEAVQRFTDFSADNDPYGEHDFGCVTVDGRKVFWKIDLYDPGLVKIALNGSFC; encoded by the coding sequence ATGAGCGCGCCCCTTCAAACCGCATCGCGCATCCGCGAGCTGAATGACCTGTTCCGCACTTGCTTCATCGGTGGGCGCGTCCTGATCACCGAGGGCATTGTTGCCCTCGGTGACAGCTTCACCAGCGGCTGCGTGGAGGCGGTGCAACGCTTCACCGATTTCAGCGCCGATAACGACCCTTACGGTGAACACGACTTCGGCTGTGTCACCGTCGATGGCCGCAAGGTCTTTTGGAAGATCGACTTGTATGATCCGGGCCTTGTCAAGATCGCATTGAACGGTTCCTTCTGTTGA